In Parus major isolate Abel chromosome 8, Parus_major1.1, whole genome shotgun sequence, a single window of DNA contains:
- the LOC107208071 gene encoding ankyrin-1-like: MHSSSLFTNPYAIEVIRTKKEELVQGINDPDQLLHWLIENGIFTTEKKLVLSFYRTRTAKNSRVLDMLISQGERACRLFFYPCLKQVEPKLYSEIRKYVSEVNESIGDARRRLVGYLLEKDKVWFANSSKQHQGKNDRPGGEKYRQAIKKKGKVTPLSRATKPRKDPAAVHIFAAVAKGFLPELEKTLKDSDLSVLNPSSETLLHVAAAHGHLSIMEYLLSRGARTGVKDGKGRTALHRAAEKGHGGAVQVLLQGGASMHALDMEGKTPLHWAAENNHSHILKMLLKEEASSCRNQHNFLHMAALRDESTLAKMLLEAGASTEGKDERGQSALSYAISQGSENTAKVLLEAGATVDSNTVERAFNSNHPSIFKILLEYSKDLPADIMESALFRAVQKNLHSVVAALIDRGTDINAHNKMHFTPLLLACEMGKAESAEVLIEKGANLGLRTPAADTALHLAVQAGAASIAGLLLSKGMDTNLRNRAEETPLHVAALQNNKALVGLLVNAGARINAVTKDFVTPLHMASQRGHTDVARQLLHHKAHVNAQDKQAKSPLHLAAEQGHKTLAELLLKARADPNTQDKEKKTPLHAAALRGHLSIVEVLLANKGRAGAKDMDGCTPLHYATMKGNTDIVKALLASRKNKNIDDRNVWRKTALHIAAEYGHGELINLLLSHGAAINASDSSKDTALHCACRAGHLSAVSALLSWAQAEKANLLAVNSLRKTPLQVAGFSKTENQAQILALLKKKMLIK; this comes from the coding sequence ATGCATTCAAGCAGCCTGTTTACAAATCCATATGCAATTGAAGTCATAAGGACTAAAAAAGAAGAACTTGTACAAGGCATAAATGACCCAGACCAGCTCCTGCACTGGCTGAttgaaaatggtattttcaccacagaaaaaaagctggtCCTGAGTTTCTACAGGACACGAACAGCAAAGAACTCTCGAGTTTTAGACATGCTCATTTCTCAAGGTGAACGAGCCTGCAGGCTCTTTTTTTATCCATGTTTAAAGCAAGTGGAGCCAAAACTTTACAGCGAGATAAGAAAATACGTCAGTGAAGTAAATGAAAGCATTGGAGATGCCAGAAGACGGTTGGTTGGGTATTTACTTGAAAAAGATAAAGTTTGGTTTGCAAATAGCAGCAAACAGCACCAGGGCAAAAATGACAGACCTGGGGGAGAAAAGTACAGACAGGCTAttaagaagaaaggaaaagtaactCCACTTTCAAGGGCAACAAAGCCTAGAAAagatcctgctgctgtccacatCTTTGCTGCAGTTGCTAAAGGCTTCCTTCCAGAGttagagaaaacactgaaggatAGTGATCTCAGTGTGCTCAACCCTTCCAGTGAAACACTTCTGCATGTTGCAGCTGCTCATGGCCATCTATCCATCATGGAGTATTTGCTCAGCAGAGGTGCAAGGACAGGAGTGAAGGATGGGAAAGGGAGaacagccctgcacagggctgctgaGAAAGGCCATGGAGGTGCAGTCCAGGTGCTTCTCCAGGGTGGTGCTTCCATGCACGCTCTGGATATGGAAGGCAAGACACCACTTCACTGGGCTGCAGAGAATAACCACAGCCACATATTGAAGATGCTCCTGAAAGAAGAGgcaagcagctgcaggaatcaGCACAACTTTTTACACATGGCAGCTCTTAGAGATGAGAGCACCCTGGCCAAAATGCTTTTAGAGGCTGGTGCCTCCACTGAAGGAAAGGATGAGAGAGGACAGAGTGCTCTCAGTTATGCTATTTCTCAGGGAtctgaaaacactgcaaaagTGCTTCTAGAAGCCGGAGCCACTGTTGATTCCAACACCGTTGAAAGAGCCTTTAACAGCAACCACCCATCCATCTTCAAAATACTACTGGAATATTCTAAAGATCTGCCTGCTGACATCATGGAGTCAGCTCTTTTTAGAGCTGTACAGAAGAATCTGCACAGTGTTGTAGCAGCTTTGATTGACAGAGGCACAGATATCAATGCCCACaacaaaatgcatttcactCCTTTGCTGCTGGCCTGTGAAATGGGCAAAGCGGAGTCAGCAGAAGTTCTGATAGAAAAAGGAGCAAACTTGGGACTAAGGactcctgctgcagacacagctttgcacctggcagtgcaggctggggctgcttcCATCGCAGGTCTGCTCCTGAGCAAGGGGATGGACACAAACCTCAGGAACCGAGCCGAGGAAACCCCGCTCCATGTTGCTGCACTCCAGAATAACAAAGCACTCGTTGGTCTTTTAGTCAATGCTGGGGCCAGGATTAACGCTGTCACTAAAGACTTTGTTACTCCCCTGCACATGGCAAGCCAGAGAGGTCACACTGATGTTGCCCGACAGCTGCTGCACCACAAAGCTCATGTTAATGCTCAGGACAAGCAGGCAAAGTCCCCTTTACAtctggctgctgagcagggacacaaaacaCTGGCAGAATTGCTTCTGAAGGCCCGAGCTGATCCCAACACACAGGACAAGGAGAAGAAGACTCCCCTGCACgctgcagctctgagaggaCACCTCAGCATCGTGGAAGTGCTGTTGGCTAACAAAGGGAGAGCTGGAGCTAAGGACATGGATGGATGCACCCCACTGCACTATGCCACCATGAAAGGAAACACAGACATCGTAAAAGCTCTCCTGGcctccaggaaaaataaaaatattgatgaCAGAAACGTTTGGAGGAAGACAGCCCTGCATATTGCAGCAGAGTATGGACATGGAGAGCTGATAAATCTTCTCCTGAGCCATGGGGCTGCCATCAATGCCTCAGACAGCAGCAAGGACACTGCCCTGCActgtgcctgcagggctgggcacctCAGCGCTGTCAGtgccctcctcagctgggcacaAGCGGAAAAAGCAAATTTACTTGCTGTGAACAGCCTCAGAAAGACTCCACTGCAAGTAGCAGGATTTAGTAAGACAGAAAACCAGGCTCAAATTTTAGCActgttgaaaaagaaaatgttaataaaatga
- the TACSTD2 gene encoding tumor-associated calcium signal transducer 2: protein MEPLFGVVLGLILAVASPAHDSCTCATNKWAVCAQDSHGNCTCRLAGSDHPVDCSTLTSKCFLMKAEMIPPKEKRLWRPPHGVSDSDGIYNPDCEDSGVFKARQCNQSSTCWCVNTAGVRRTEKGGRSLSCSELVRTRWIYIELTHKRSSKAFGAPDVEKALTQLLENRYKLHPKYIAAIKYDPPLIQIRLDQNKKPSWDVDIADVAYYFEKDVNNDSVFHSNTKLTVSVNGDDLAIEKLWIYYVDEKPPEFCMRQLAAGISAVVTVVLLTAGIGITVLLILRWLRTRTYKKFECKEMREIKPPSLEMP, encoded by the coding sequence ATGGAGCCTCTTTTTGGGGTTGTGCTGGGTTTGATTCTGGCAGTCGCTTCACCAGCCCACGACAGCTGTACCTGTGCGACCAACAAGTGGGCAGTGTGTGCCCAGGACAGCCATGGGAACTGCACCTGCAGGCTGGCAGGGTCAGATCACCCTGTAGACTGCTCAACCCTGACTTCTAAATGCTTCCTGATGAAGGCAGAAATGATCCCCCCAAAGGAGAAGCGCCTCTGGAGACCTCCCCATGGGGTGTCAGACAGCGATGGCATTTACAACCCCGACTGCGAGGACAGTGGTGTCTTTAAAGCCAGGCAGTGCAATCAGTCCAGCACCTGCTGGTGTGTGAACACTGCGGGCGTGCGGAGAACCGAGAAGGGAGGCAGGAGCCTGAGCTGCAGCGAGCTGGTGCGGACAAGGTGGATCTACATTGAGCTGACACACAAGAGAAGCTCCAAAGCCTTTGGTGCTCCTGACGTGGAAAAGgccctgacacagctgctggagaacaGGTACAAGCTGCACCCCAAGTACATCGCAGCCATCAAGTACGACCCCCCGCTCATCCAAATCCGCCTGGACCAGAACAAGAAACCCAGCTGGGATGTAGATATAGCTGATGTGGCTTATTACTTTGAAAAAGATGTGAACAATGACTCCGTGTTTCATTCCAACACTAAATTAACTGTCTCGGTCAATGGAGATGATCTGGCTATTGAAAAGCTGTGGATTTACTATGTGGATGAAAAGCCCCCAGAGTTCTGCATGAggcagctggcagctggcaTTAGTGCTGTGGTCACCGTGGTGCTCCTCACCGCTGGCATTGGCATCACCGTGCTGCTCATCCTCAGGTGGCTGCGCACAAGGACATATAAAAAATTTGAGTGTAAAGAAATGAGGGAAATTAAACCCCCAAGCTTAGAAATGCCCTGA
- the MYSM1 gene encoding histone H2A deubiquitinase MYSM1 isoform X1, producing MAAAEEPEVDIEGDPAAAPGDHENTASSLLQDHYLDSSWRTGNSLPWTLDSSISEENRAVIEKMLLEEEYYLSNKSLSEKIWLNQKEVEKRSMKSPHKKTGKVMLRSPTKSPGCSLKWTPEEKELFEQGLVKFGRRWTKIAKLIGTRTVLQVKSYARQYFRNKAKNGDSEKEEQSQCGSSLPMEDGIKVEAGSLRGRADPNLNAVKIEKLSDDEEVDITDDMDELLTPPFQQESGKSELSGVPKSPAEETKAVEQSFSAAGHSSATALPKEDAQHTKPETVDALVFPAVAATCSQHLNGDKSVNLDYQQYNNFVEKAEQGGPVTCHGTAQGTDQELSEEPSDLADNGLLFPSLCQVDEDHQEEAEELKPPEKEVEVDRSIILEEEKQAIPEFFEGRQAKTPERYLKIRNYILDQWERCKPKYLNKTSVRPGLKNCGDVNCIGRIHTYLELIGAINFGCEQAVYNRPQPADRSRCREGKDTVEAYQLAQRLQSMRTRRRRVRDPWGNWCDAKDLEGQTFEHLSAEELARRREEEKLKPAKSSKGSRQIKSSFDPFQLIPCCLFTEEKQEPFQVKVSSEALLIMDLHSHVSLAEVIGLLGGRYSEADKIVEVCAAEPCNSLSTGLQCEMDPVSQTQASESLAARGFQVIGWYHSHPAFEPNPSIRDIDTQAKYQSYFSRGGAMFIGMIISPYNRNNPLPYSQITCLVISEEISSDGSYRLPYKFEMEQMLEEPQWELIFEKTRWIIEKYRFCHSSVPMDKIFHRDSDLTCLQKLLECMRKTLGKVTNCLIAEEFLTQIENLFLSTYKSEKNAEGSENECSQKLPV from the exons ATGGCGGCGGCGGAGGAGCCCGAGGTGGACATCGAGGGGGACCCTGCGGCCGCGCCGGG AGATCATGAAAACACAGCATCAAGCCTGCTGCAGGATCACTATCTCGATTCATCTTGGAGAACTGGCAACAGTctt CCCTGGACATTGGACAGCAGCATTAGTGAAGAAAACAGGGCTGTCATTGAGAAGATGTTGCTGGAAGAAGA ATATTATTTATCTAATAAATCgctttctgaaaaaatatggCTCAACCAAAAGGAAGTAGAGAAAAGATCTATGAAAAG CCCACataagaaaactggaaaagtcAT GCTGCGTTCACCTACAAAGTCACCTGGCTGCTCCTTGAAGTGGACACCAGAGGAAAAAGAGCTGTTTGAACAAGGACTG GTGAAATTTGGCCGCAGGTGGACGAAAATTGCCAAATTGATCGGCACTCGAACTGTTCTGCAGGTTAAGAGCTATGCTCGGCAGTACTTCAGGAACAAG GCAAAAAATGGTgattcagaaaaagaagagcaaagtcAGTGTGGGAGCAGCCTTCCCATGGAAGATGGGATAAAGGTGGAAGCTGGAAGCTTGAGAGGCCGTGCAGACCCCAACCTGAATGCAGTAAAAATCGAAAAGCTGTCAGATGATGAGGAAGTGGACATAACTGATGACATGGATGAACTACTCACTCCTCCCTTTCAGCAAGAATCAGGAAAATCTGAATTATCTGGTGTCCCAAAAAGTCcagctgaagaaacaaaagcagtggAACAAAGTTTTTCAGCTGCTGGCCACAGTTCTGCAACTGCTTTGCCTAAAGAAGATGCTCAGCACACCAAACCAGAGACAGTGGATGCATTGGTAtttcctgctgtggcagcaACGTGTTCCCAGCACCTGAATGGGGATAAATCTGTGAATTTGGATTACCAGCAGTACAATAATTTTGTTGAGAAAGCTGAACAAGGTGGACCAGTCACATGTCATGGGACTGCACAAGGAACCGATCAGGAGCTCAGTGAGGAGCCAAGTGACCTGGCTGATAATGgattgctttttccttctctctgccaAGTGGATGAAGATCAtcaagaggaagcagaggagctgaagCCACCTGAAAAAGAAGTGGAGGTTGACAGAAGCATCAttctagaagaagaaaagcaggcTATTCCCGAATTCTTTGAAGGGCGCCAGGCCAAAACACCAGAGCGTTATCTGAAAATCAGGAATTACATTTTGGATCAGTG GGAGAGATGTAAACCCAAATACCTGAACAAGACCTCAGTGCGCCCAGGCCTGAAGAACTGCGGGGACGTCAACTGCATCGGGCGGATCCACACGTACCTGGAGCTGATAGGAGCAATCAACTTTGGCTGTG AACAGGCCGTGTACAACCGCCCCCAGCCCGCTGACCGGAGCCGCTGCAGGGAGGGCAAGGACACGGTGGAAGCCTATCAGCTGGCCCAGCGCCTGCAGTCCATG CGCACAAGAAGACGGCGAGTGCGGGACCCTTGGGGAAACTGGTGTGATGCAAAAGATTTGGAAGGACAGACATTTGAG CATCTCTCAGCTGAAGAATTAGcaagaaggagagaggaagaaaaactgaaaccTGCAAAATCTTCTAAAGGTTCAAGACAAATCAAAAG tTCCTTTGATCCCTTTCAGCTGATACCATGCTGTTTGTTCACGGAAGAAAAGCAG GAACCCTTTCAGGTGAAAGTGTCTTCCGAAGCACTTTTAATAATGGATTTG CACTCTCATGTGTCTCTGGCAGAAGTGATTGGGCTGCTTGGTGGAAGGTACTCTGAAGCCGATAAAATTGTGGAA GTGTGTGCAGCAGAGCCATGCAACAGCCTGAGCACGGGCCTGCAGTGCGAGATGGACCCGGTGTCCCAGACCCAGGCCTCGGAGTCGCTGGCGGCCAGGGGCTTCCAGGTGATCGGCTGGTACCACTCACACCCCGCCTTCGAGCCCAACCCCTCCATCCGCGACATCGACACGCAGGCTAAGTACCAG AGCTATTTCTCCAGGGGTGGTGCCATGTTCATCGGGATGATCATAAGCCCTTACAACAGGAATAATCCTCTTCCCTATTCTCAGATCACCTGTCTGGTCATTAGTGAAGAGATCAGTTCTGACGGTTCCTATC GCCTGCCCTACAAATTTGAAATGGAACAGATGTTGGAGGAGCCTCAGTGGgaattaatatttgaaaaaacaagGTGGATAAtagagaaatacagattttgccACAG CAGTGTCCCCATGGATAAAATTTTTCATAGAGATTCTGACCTGACGTGTTTGCAGAAA cTTTTGGAGTGCATGAGGAAGACTTTGGGCAAGGTAACAAACTGCCTCATTGCTGAAGAGTTCTTGACTCAGATAGAAAACTTATTCCTTTCCACATacaagagtgaaaaaaatgctgaaggaagTGAGAATGAATGTTCACAAAAATTGCCAGTGTGA
- the MYSM1 gene encoding histone H2A deubiquitinase MYSM1 isoform X2 translates to MAAAEEPEVDIEGDPAAAPGDHENTASSLLQDHYLDSSWRTGNSLPWTLDSSISEENRAVIEKMLLEEEYYLSNKSLSEKIWLNQKEVEKRSMKSPHKKTGKVMLRSPTKSPGCSLKWTPEEKELFEQGLVKFGRRWTKIAKLIGTRTVLQVKSYARQYFRNKAKNGDSEKEEQSQCGSSLPMEDGIKVEAGSLRGRADPNLNAVKIEKLSDDEEVDITDDMDELLTPPFQQESGKSELSGVPKSPAEETKAVEQSFSAAGHSSATALPKEDAQHTKPETVDALVFPAVAATCSQHLNGDKSVNLDYQQYNNFVEKAEQGGPVTCHGTAQGTDQELSEEPSDLADNGLLFPSLCQVDEDHQEEAEELKPPEKEVEVDRSIILEEEKQAIPEFFEGRQAKTPERYLKIRNYILDQWERCKPKYLNKTSVRPGLKNCGDVNCIGRIHTYLELIGAINFGCEQAVYNRPQPADRSRCREGKDTVEAYQLAQRLQSMRTRRRRVRDPWGNWCDAKDLEGQTFEHLSAEELARRREEEKLKPAKSSKGSRQIKSSFDPFQLIPCCLFTEEKQEPFQVKVSSEALLIMDLHSHVSLAEVIGLLGGRYSEADKIVEVCAAEPCNSLSTGLQCEMDPVSQTQASESLAARGFQVIGWYHSHPAFEPNPSIRDIDTQAKYQSYFSRGGAMFIGMIISPYNRNNPLPYSQITCLVISEEISSDGSYRLPYKFEMEQMLEEPQWELIFEKTRWIIEKYRFCHSVPMDKIFHRDSDLTCLQKLLECMRKTLGKVTNCLIAEEFLTQIENLFLSTYKSEKNAEGSENECSQKLPV, encoded by the exons ATGGCGGCGGCGGAGGAGCCCGAGGTGGACATCGAGGGGGACCCTGCGGCCGCGCCGGG AGATCATGAAAACACAGCATCAAGCCTGCTGCAGGATCACTATCTCGATTCATCTTGGAGAACTGGCAACAGTctt CCCTGGACATTGGACAGCAGCATTAGTGAAGAAAACAGGGCTGTCATTGAGAAGATGTTGCTGGAAGAAGA ATATTATTTATCTAATAAATCgctttctgaaaaaatatggCTCAACCAAAAGGAAGTAGAGAAAAGATCTATGAAAAG CCCACataagaaaactggaaaagtcAT GCTGCGTTCACCTACAAAGTCACCTGGCTGCTCCTTGAAGTGGACACCAGAGGAAAAAGAGCTGTTTGAACAAGGACTG GTGAAATTTGGCCGCAGGTGGACGAAAATTGCCAAATTGATCGGCACTCGAACTGTTCTGCAGGTTAAGAGCTATGCTCGGCAGTACTTCAGGAACAAG GCAAAAAATGGTgattcagaaaaagaagagcaaagtcAGTGTGGGAGCAGCCTTCCCATGGAAGATGGGATAAAGGTGGAAGCTGGAAGCTTGAGAGGCCGTGCAGACCCCAACCTGAATGCAGTAAAAATCGAAAAGCTGTCAGATGATGAGGAAGTGGACATAACTGATGACATGGATGAACTACTCACTCCTCCCTTTCAGCAAGAATCAGGAAAATCTGAATTATCTGGTGTCCCAAAAAGTCcagctgaagaaacaaaagcagtggAACAAAGTTTTTCAGCTGCTGGCCACAGTTCTGCAACTGCTTTGCCTAAAGAAGATGCTCAGCACACCAAACCAGAGACAGTGGATGCATTGGTAtttcctgctgtggcagcaACGTGTTCCCAGCACCTGAATGGGGATAAATCTGTGAATTTGGATTACCAGCAGTACAATAATTTTGTTGAGAAAGCTGAACAAGGTGGACCAGTCACATGTCATGGGACTGCACAAGGAACCGATCAGGAGCTCAGTGAGGAGCCAAGTGACCTGGCTGATAATGgattgctttttccttctctctgccaAGTGGATGAAGATCAtcaagaggaagcagaggagctgaagCCACCTGAAAAAGAAGTGGAGGTTGACAGAAGCATCAttctagaagaagaaaagcaggcTATTCCCGAATTCTTTGAAGGGCGCCAGGCCAAAACACCAGAGCGTTATCTGAAAATCAGGAATTACATTTTGGATCAGTG GGAGAGATGTAAACCCAAATACCTGAACAAGACCTCAGTGCGCCCAGGCCTGAAGAACTGCGGGGACGTCAACTGCATCGGGCGGATCCACACGTACCTGGAGCTGATAGGAGCAATCAACTTTGGCTGTG AACAGGCCGTGTACAACCGCCCCCAGCCCGCTGACCGGAGCCGCTGCAGGGAGGGCAAGGACACGGTGGAAGCCTATCAGCTGGCCCAGCGCCTGCAGTCCATG CGCACAAGAAGACGGCGAGTGCGGGACCCTTGGGGAAACTGGTGTGATGCAAAAGATTTGGAAGGACAGACATTTGAG CATCTCTCAGCTGAAGAATTAGcaagaaggagagaggaagaaaaactgaaaccTGCAAAATCTTCTAAAGGTTCAAGACAAATCAAAAG tTCCTTTGATCCCTTTCAGCTGATACCATGCTGTTTGTTCACGGAAGAAAAGCAG GAACCCTTTCAGGTGAAAGTGTCTTCCGAAGCACTTTTAATAATGGATTTG CACTCTCATGTGTCTCTGGCAGAAGTGATTGGGCTGCTTGGTGGAAGGTACTCTGAAGCCGATAAAATTGTGGAA GTGTGTGCAGCAGAGCCATGCAACAGCCTGAGCACGGGCCTGCAGTGCGAGATGGACCCGGTGTCCCAGACCCAGGCCTCGGAGTCGCTGGCGGCCAGGGGCTTCCAGGTGATCGGCTGGTACCACTCACACCCCGCCTTCGAGCCCAACCCCTCCATCCGCGACATCGACACGCAGGCTAAGTACCAG AGCTATTTCTCCAGGGGTGGTGCCATGTTCATCGGGATGATCATAAGCCCTTACAACAGGAATAATCCTCTTCCCTATTCTCAGATCACCTGTCTGGTCATTAGTGAAGAGATCAGTTCTGACGGTTCCTATC GCCTGCCCTACAAATTTGAAATGGAACAGATGTTGGAGGAGCCTCAGTGGgaattaatatttgaaaaaacaagGTGGATAAtagagaaatacagattttgccACAG TGTCCCCATGGATAAAATTTTTCATAGAGATTCTGACCTGACGTGTTTGCAGAAA cTTTTGGAGTGCATGAGGAAGACTTTGGGCAAGGTAACAAACTGCCTCATTGCTGAAGAGTTCTTGACTCAGATAGAAAACTTATTCCTTTCCACATacaagagtgaaaaaaatgctgaaggaagTGAGAATGAATGTTCACAAAAATTGCCAGTGTGA
- the MYSM1 gene encoding histone H2A deubiquitinase MYSM1 isoform X3, translated as MAAAEEPEVDIEGDPAAAPGDHENTASSLLQDHYLDSSWRTGNSLPWTLDSSISEENRAVIEKMLLEEEYYLSNKSLSEKIWLNQKEVEKRSMKSPHKKTGKVMLRSPTKSPGCSLKWTPEEKELFEQGLVKFGRRWTKIAKLIGTRTVLQVKSYARQYFRNKAKNGDSEKEEQSQCGSSLPMEDGIKVEAGSLRGRADPNLNAVKIEKLSDDEEVDITDDMDELLTPPFQQESGKSELSGVPKSPAEETKAVEQSFSAAGHSSATALPKEDAQHTKPETVDALVFPAVAATCSQHLNGDKSVNLDYQQYNNFVEKAEQGGPVTCHGTAQGTDQELSEEPSDLADNGLLFPSLCQVDEDHQEEAEELKPPEKEVEVDRSIILEEEKQAIPEFFEGRQAKTPERYLKIRNYILDQWERCKPKYLNKTSVRPGLKNCGDVNCIGRIHTYLELIGAINFGCEQAVYNRPQPADRSRCREGKDTVEAYQLAQRLQSMRTRRRRVRDPWGNWCDAKDLEGQTFEHLSAEELARRREEEKLKPAKSSKGSRQIKSSFDPFQLIPCCLFTEEKQEPFQVKVSSEALLIMDLHSHVSLAEVIGLLGGRYSEADKIVEVCAAEPCNSLSTGLQCEMDPVSQTQASESLAARGFQVIGWYHSHPAFEPNPSIRDIDTQAKYQITCLVISEEISSDGSYRLPYKFEMEQMLEEPQWELIFEKTRWIIEKYRFCHSSVPMDKIFHRDSDLTCLQKLLECMRKTLGKVTNCLIAEEFLTQIENLFLSTYKSEKNAEGSENECSQKLPV; from the exons ATGGCGGCGGCGGAGGAGCCCGAGGTGGACATCGAGGGGGACCCTGCGGCCGCGCCGGG AGATCATGAAAACACAGCATCAAGCCTGCTGCAGGATCACTATCTCGATTCATCTTGGAGAACTGGCAACAGTctt CCCTGGACATTGGACAGCAGCATTAGTGAAGAAAACAGGGCTGTCATTGAGAAGATGTTGCTGGAAGAAGA ATATTATTTATCTAATAAATCgctttctgaaaaaatatggCTCAACCAAAAGGAAGTAGAGAAAAGATCTATGAAAAG CCCACataagaaaactggaaaagtcAT GCTGCGTTCACCTACAAAGTCACCTGGCTGCTCCTTGAAGTGGACACCAGAGGAAAAAGAGCTGTTTGAACAAGGACTG GTGAAATTTGGCCGCAGGTGGACGAAAATTGCCAAATTGATCGGCACTCGAACTGTTCTGCAGGTTAAGAGCTATGCTCGGCAGTACTTCAGGAACAAG GCAAAAAATGGTgattcagaaaaagaagagcaaagtcAGTGTGGGAGCAGCCTTCCCATGGAAGATGGGATAAAGGTGGAAGCTGGAAGCTTGAGAGGCCGTGCAGACCCCAACCTGAATGCAGTAAAAATCGAAAAGCTGTCAGATGATGAGGAAGTGGACATAACTGATGACATGGATGAACTACTCACTCCTCCCTTTCAGCAAGAATCAGGAAAATCTGAATTATCTGGTGTCCCAAAAAGTCcagctgaagaaacaaaagcagtggAACAAAGTTTTTCAGCTGCTGGCCACAGTTCTGCAACTGCTTTGCCTAAAGAAGATGCTCAGCACACCAAACCAGAGACAGTGGATGCATTGGTAtttcctgctgtggcagcaACGTGTTCCCAGCACCTGAATGGGGATAAATCTGTGAATTTGGATTACCAGCAGTACAATAATTTTGTTGAGAAAGCTGAACAAGGTGGACCAGTCACATGTCATGGGACTGCACAAGGAACCGATCAGGAGCTCAGTGAGGAGCCAAGTGACCTGGCTGATAATGgattgctttttccttctctctgccaAGTGGATGAAGATCAtcaagaggaagcagaggagctgaagCCACCTGAAAAAGAAGTGGAGGTTGACAGAAGCATCAttctagaagaagaaaagcaggcTATTCCCGAATTCTTTGAAGGGCGCCAGGCCAAAACACCAGAGCGTTATCTGAAAATCAGGAATTACATTTTGGATCAGTG GGAGAGATGTAAACCCAAATACCTGAACAAGACCTCAGTGCGCCCAGGCCTGAAGAACTGCGGGGACGTCAACTGCATCGGGCGGATCCACACGTACCTGGAGCTGATAGGAGCAATCAACTTTGGCTGTG AACAGGCCGTGTACAACCGCCCCCAGCCCGCTGACCGGAGCCGCTGCAGGGAGGGCAAGGACACGGTGGAAGCCTATCAGCTGGCCCAGCGCCTGCAGTCCATG CGCACAAGAAGACGGCGAGTGCGGGACCCTTGGGGAAACTGGTGTGATGCAAAAGATTTGGAAGGACAGACATTTGAG CATCTCTCAGCTGAAGAATTAGcaagaaggagagaggaagaaaaactgaaaccTGCAAAATCTTCTAAAGGTTCAAGACAAATCAAAAG tTCCTTTGATCCCTTTCAGCTGATACCATGCTGTTTGTTCACGGAAGAAAAGCAG GAACCCTTTCAGGTGAAAGTGTCTTCCGAAGCACTTTTAATAATGGATTTG CACTCTCATGTGTCTCTGGCAGAAGTGATTGGGCTGCTTGGTGGAAGGTACTCTGAAGCCGATAAAATTGTGGAA GTGTGTGCAGCAGAGCCATGCAACAGCCTGAGCACGGGCCTGCAGTGCGAGATGGACCCGGTGTCCCAGACCCAGGCCTCGGAGTCGCTGGCGGCCAGGGGCTTCCAGGTGATCGGCTGGTACCACTCACACCCCGCCTTCGAGCCCAACCCCTCCATCCGCGACATCGACACGCAGGCTAAGTACCAG ATCACCTGTCTGGTCATTAGTGAAGAGATCAGTTCTGACGGTTCCTATC GCCTGCCCTACAAATTTGAAATGGAACAGATGTTGGAGGAGCCTCAGTGGgaattaatatttgaaaaaacaagGTGGATAAtagagaaatacagattttgccACAG CAGTGTCCCCATGGATAAAATTTTTCATAGAGATTCTGACCTGACGTGTTTGCAGAAA cTTTTGGAGTGCATGAGGAAGACTTTGGGCAAGGTAACAAACTGCCTCATTGCTGAAGAGTTCTTGACTCAGATAGAAAACTTATTCCTTTCCACATacaagagtgaaaaaaatgctgaaggaagTGAGAATGAATGTTCACAAAAATTGCCAGTGTGA